The following DNA comes from Augochlora pura isolate Apur16 chromosome 6, APUR_v2.2.1, whole genome shotgun sequence.
TCTATATGTATACTCTGTATATGTCTATTTCCCTTCACTTGTACTGAATTGTTTCCgcaattcctttttaaatctCCCACATTtggtattaacattttttatttaattcactgTACGATTTCAAATAGTCAATCtcaatatattcaaatttattcaaatgggcgcgtatttatttcatcaaaataaaaaataactaaatgaaTGACATCTTGATGACAAGAAAGTACAAAATAAGGCATAATTGTCGTCTAAAGCTTTAGTTTGAACAATACAGTTATGTGTACCACTTCGTGAATGTAATCTGTTCGCTGATGCTGcgcatattatttcataaccgtggaaacaaaagaaataaaaatcaaacaaaatattaaaaagaaagaaataaaaagagtacAAGTTGTGATCTACACAAAACATCTGTGTTTAAACACCATTGGACAGTAGTTCAAGTACTTTCCACGACCAACGTATACAGGTCAATGTATATAATTCGATCTTAGTAAATGTTGCGTCGCGAGCGACCCatgtaattaagttatgaCGACCCCCAGGTAGATTCTTTATAATACCGCGTCAAAGCTCTCGGGCCCTCGACAACCGATACCAGATGTGGCCATGAGCAGGGGTACGGCCAGCGACAGCTACGCTAGAGACAATGAAAATCTgagaattcccagatttctgctgtcccctcttcttggccatctctctaatattcattggttttaagataatttaagtagccaatgaaataccaactccacccacgccatttacatacgaaggcgtaatcggaggatgagaagcgtacctacctcactttccactttgcactcggtaacttctcatctagtccgacaaacgacattttgtacatagtgtTATAGttgtgataagttgttcgtccctttattattaaaccttgtttaaatacggcaccttgttccatctcagttcaccctcaaatctatcctcaacatattaatttatcgcgaggtaggcGCGTTATTCAATCGTCGTCAAATACGatcgacgctgtaacgcaccgcgcaacAGTAAATAATCATTTGTTATACGTCGCAAAGCTGTAGAAATATCGAGGGAGAAAAACGGATTGCAGTCGTGCCAGGAAATTGCTTTATTGCAGTTGCTTTCGTTATACAAGGATCGTGTATTTTGCACGAAGTGAAAACATAGAATCGCGTTAGTGACAAGTATACACCTAACATTCGTTTGCCAGAAACAAgtgtttcaattgaaatttaagTAGAGGCCGGAGGCTGTGCCACAGTTTCGGTGGTGGTGCTCTGCCCATCCGATATCGGTTTCTCTTGCAGTTCGAGCCATGGTAGACGCTTTTGCAGTTCTAACCTGTCGAAACAATAGATCCCATTTAATCGTACCCACATAAGTCGAAGAATTAGCTTGAATCTCTCAGTAAAGCACCGAAAATCcagatattaaattgtagCAAAGAACAATCATGGAAATCATTCATTTCCATCGGTTTTAAGGACGTTAAACggtacaattaattttgtataattaattaaagtcaACTACTTATTTTAGCTAATTTTGAggtaaatttaaagaaaagaattcaaagcaaattgatgaaattaaatatgtactaCTACAAGTAAATTTAAGCCCATGGTacagattaaaatttaaactacCATGCAATCGAAACAACGTGTTTGTAGTTTTTCACATGCGTTTCAGGCATGTAGTTTCTGGAAGTTTGCACGAGTCTCGATATAACAAATCCATAAATAGATTAattgattgaataatttttgataatttaatcCTTAAACctttaaacattgttaaataagaaaactaaattcatagtattcaaatttttttgaTTGTACAATCTTAACATGTCCAGTCATCCAGCAGTAAGCTAGGTCAAGTTGCATCATTAACCCTTCTATGACGTTTCAGATTTACGTGAACCAGATTTTTTGAACgagacaaatttttttatgttataagcTCAAGAATATTGTACAGTAGCATCcggttattataattatgaataatgtTATCAGTTGGTTCCCAAAACACTCTATGCGAAaagtcattattttaaaaaacggtTGCTCATAAGAAATGTAGCATACCTGTTATCGACCACGTCAAAATGAAACTCGATAACCTGCGGAGCCACAATACATACACAGCATATTCCTAAATCCGTATACGAATGTCAGAGTTACGTGTAACAATCTGAATTCAATAACGAAAATGTTGTATCCTCTGTGCAATGTTATCAACCAGTTAATTAAAGTGACCATATTTTCTAATAGAGTTTGTGTGATCCTAACATCGTTAGCATAAGATTTCTGGACATCGTAGGAGAAAAGAGGGAACGAAACATTAACTTTTCGCTGCGAGTGAACATCGCCGAACCTTCCGaaacattaaataacatttacctGTACCGCGGATGACTGATAGCGTAGACGTAAGGATCCAAGCAAGCAACAGCTTTACACGTACATGCTGGTATCATTGTAACGCCAGGTGTCAGTAGAGCTTTGTTACCAAACGCGCCGATCATCGCCATTACGCCGTACGGGGTCCATGAGCATATGTACAGGAAGCAGATGGTGATGGCAgcctttgaaaatttcaataacgttaaaaatagACAGGGAAAACTTCCTCGATACAATGCCTGGAAGAAAGTAATTGTGAAACTGATAACTTAATCTTAGGTAACGAATGTGGATACGTATCAGCTGATCTTACTGGAAATGATTTGTTTATATCATCTACCttgaatacaaatatttttctgaccCATTCATCATCCGCAATTTCATACATAGaactaaaatttcaaacataaGCTTCTCATTTATAATCTAAATGAGATGTAAGAAATACTGGGGACTTTTACAATGTTGTACGGTGAATATTAACTATACacatattaatgataaaaataaatacgaatatatgtattaaatgtAATGCGAGCTCCCACGAACAAAATTGACCGACTTTGTAGAAAAGGAAACGTATGTAATATCTTTTCCATAGATAAGGTTCTAGATAGGTATTGATGAAGCTGTACCAGAAGTACATACGATACCATGAATTTCAGTATCGTATAAATCATACGGAAACGCTGATGCGGTAGCAAATAAAGTACCTTGGCTATGCGAATCTCAGCACTCTGACTGTTCGTGCCTGCGTTACTCCTTAGACTTTCAACATTCATCTTCTTCGCCTGTTCTCGGAGAGCTTTCTCATGATTCACCACATGGCTGACGATCTGGctgtaatagtataatataagcGTCATCGGAATAGCGTAGGAGAAGGTGAATATGGTTGCGACGAAAATTCGTATCTCGTTCGTGTCGGTCAGGTAATCGAAGCTACAGCTGGTGAGGAAGCCTTCTGGGACAAAACGGCCCCAAACACCCATGGCGGGCATCAAGGCCCACGGTATTGTATAGGTCCAGATTAGCACGATGAAAAGCATCACCTGGCCGCGTGACAGCTTACCGTCGAGTGGTCTTGCAATGGTACtaaaaaacaagaaataataaacgagtttcttaattattttcggaGAGGAATCCCAAGGAGGGGGGGAGGTCGAAAAGCAACCccaaaaaatcgtacaaaatcTAAGTAATTCGATTAACGAAActgaaactagaaagttagaATTTATCATAATAGATAGCcttttaactctttcgcgTTCTAAATATCCTAgtaaaattcagtttgttcgaatacattgaaataaaaattaattttgtaattagaaaatatcaacctttgcatataaattaaaaacgaattaaCAAATGTATAGTGTGCTAACGCTAGCGCTACCAAGCCCTAAACgcaaaaaatgtttatgtttCGTAACAAAAAAAGattacatttattcgaatttattaataattagacactgtaattaaatattttaaacattgtttttattaaatattttaataatgaaactgGAGAAACATTAGGAGAATttgtaatacaatttattacgattattaaaagagaagaagtatttttatcCAACTTATATGTTCTACAATtaatgtagacaatttttattttgcataacatTGTAACGGGCATTGAGGCGCGTTCTCAAAACAATAAATGAATGTAACTTTCGTGTAACTTCTTTTCGAGATataaacgttttattaaaatgggACACCTTTCTAGAGTAAAATTGTTATGGTTGAATTAGATAATAAGTAGTATTAAGTCAGTAAGATGTATggaaatacaaagaaaaatgtattgtgTGTTTGATAAACCGGATCCAATTTGATAAACCACTCAATGATtactacataataataaaataatcaataacaattacataataataaaataattaacaacaaataaataatacaataattaataaatctgaCCCTCCTAACAAAGGATACGACTGATAGActttatataatgtttttactatttatgctagtaatcgataaatttgtaaataataggGCAGTTGTTTCGCAGTGAGTAAAACAGTGTTATACCTGTATCTGTCGTAAGCTATTGCCGCGTTGGTCATGGCGGCACCAATACCAGTTAGAGATCCGATAACAGCGAAGATCTGACATCCTAAGTTGCCCAACGCGAACCCGGTGTTAAAggaattgtatataaatataggaGTCTTGATCATCATAAAGAAATCGCAGAACGCGAGATTCACGACGAACATGTTCGAGGGTGTTCTCAGTGACTTGGCTCTGAAAACGAGAAGAATGCGGTGAACGGTTAACagtacttttattaatataaatcgaaattattattaactttgcAGAAAACCATTTATGTAATGCGATTTTAAAAGTGTATGTCGGATTAGATTTAGAAACGTGGTTCTTTTTTGAAAACGATGGCTTATATCTTTTGAACCAAATATCTAAGGGCTCTTGTCATGAACAAGCAATTTAATGCGAACATTAGTTATTACTGAAATGTggaatttatacatttaagagaaataagtaaaaacatttgaaatttattagaacTATCTAAAAAAAGGAACTATCTAAATACATGTTTATGTCACTCttgcattttacaattaatgtagacaatttttatttcgcagaaaaatccacagtctaattatcGTATTACGGACAGTCTTCTAACGAACTATTTCTGATGATACTCGTCGTTTCCAAAAAAGTATGCCTTCTAAAGCGAAATTGGTACTGATAGTTGTCAGTATTTTCTAGTTAATGGTTTACTTTCACAACACAACACTACACACAACATTTTAACATATTTGAGCGACTTATAACAAAACTAAAGAAATATCGACGATCAACTCGTACGTATTTCTACGATCACCGATACAACAGAAGTCGCGCGAAACctcaaaaacaaaaaactg
Coding sequences within:
- the Uvop gene encoding ultraviolet-sensitive opsin; the protein is MSNSSIHWEARYGPAGPPRLLGWNVPPEEIIHIPDHWLVYPEPNPSLHYLLALLYVLFTFLALLGNGLVLWIFCAAKSLRTPSNMFVVNLAFCDFFMMIKTPIFIYNSFNTGFALGNLGCQIFAVIGSLTGIGAAMTNAAIAYDRYSTIARPLDGKLSRGQVMLFIVLIWTYTIPWALMPAMGVWGRFVPEGFLTSCSFDYLTDTNEIRIFVATIFTFSYAIPMTLILYYYSQIVSHVVNHEKALREQAKKMNVESLRSNAGTNSQSAEIRIAKAAITICFLYICSWTPYGVMAMIGAFGNKALLTPGVTMIPACTCKAVACLDPYVYAISHPRYRLELQKRLPWLELQEKPISDGQSTTTETVAQPPAST